A DNA window from Hoplias malabaricus isolate fHopMal1 chromosome 5, fHopMal1.hap1, whole genome shotgun sequence contains the following coding sequences:
- the LOC136697835 gene encoding histone H4: MSGRGKGGKGLGKGGAKRHRKVLRDNIQGITKPAIRRLARRGGVKRISGLIYEETRGVLKVFLENVIRDAVTYTEHAKRKTVTAMDVVYALKRQGRTLYGFGG; the protein is encoded by the coding sequence ATGTCTGGAAGAGGAAAGGGCGGTAAAGGTCTTGGAAAAGGAGGCGCTAAGCGTCATCGCAAAGTGCTCCGTGATAACATCCAGGGTATTACCAAGCCTGCTATCCGTCGTCTCGCTCGTCGTGGTGGTGTCAAACGTATTTCTGGTCTTATCTACGAAGAGACCCGTGGTGTGCTGAAAGTGTTTCTGGAGAACGTGATCAGGGACGCCGTCACTTACACTGAACACGCCAAGAGAAAGACTGTCACCGCTATGGATGTGGTGTACGCCCTGAAACGTCAGGGACGCACTCTGTACGGTTTCGGAGGTTAA
- the LOC136695996 gene encoding histone H2B 1/2-like, translated as MPEPAKSAPKKGSKKAVTKTASKGGKKRKRTRKESYAIYVYKVLKQVHPDTGISSKAMGIMNSFVNDIFERIGGEASRLAHYNKRSTITSREIQTAVRLLLPGELAKHAVSEGTKAVTKYTSSK; from the coding sequence ATGCCTGAGCCAGCTAAGTCAGCACCGAAGAAAGGGTCAAAGAAGGCCGTGACCAAGACGGCCAGTAAAGGCGGTAAGAAACGTAAGCGCACCAGGAAGGAGAGTTATGCTATCTACGTGTACAAGGTGCTGAAGCAGGTCCACCCCGATACTGGTATCTCTTCCAAGGCTATggggatcatgaactctttcGTCAACGATATTTTCGAGCGCATCGGCGGCGAGGCTTCCCGTTTGGCTCACTACAACAAGCGCTCCACTATCACCTCCAGGGAGATCCAGACCGCCGTGCGCCTGCTTCTGCCCGGTGAACTGGCTAAGCACGCCGTGTCCGAGGGCACCAAGGCCGTCACCAAGTACACCAGCTCCAAGTAA
- the LOC136697215 gene encoding histone H3: MARTKQTARKSTGGKAPRKQLATKAARKSAPATGGVKKPHRYRPGTVALREIRRYQKSTELLIRKLPFQRLVREIAQDFKTDLRFQSSAVMALQEASEAYLVGLFEDTNLCAIHAKRVTIMPKDIQLARRIRGERA; the protein is encoded by the coding sequence ATGGCAAGAACTAAGCAGACCGCTCGTAAGTCCACCGGTGGTAAAGCTCCAAGGAAGCAGCTGGCTACCAAAGCTGCTCGAAAAAGCGCCCCAGCCACTGGCGGTGTGAAGAAGCCTCACCGTTACAGGCCTGGCACTGTGGCCCTGCGGGAGATTCGCCGTTACCAGAAGTCAACTGAGCTGCTCATCCGCAAGCTGCCCTTCCAGCGCCTGGTTCGTGAGATTGCTCAAGATTTCAAAACCGATCTCCGTTTCCAGAGCTCTGCCGTCATGGCTCTCCAGGAGGCCAGCGAAGCCTACTTGGTTGGGCTGTTTGAAGACACCAACCTGTGCGCCATCCACGCCAAGAGAGTCACTATCATGCCCAAAGACATCCAGCTGGCTCGCCGTATCCGCGGAGAGCGCGCATAA
- the LOC136696704 gene encoding histone H2A-like, protein MTGRGKTGGKARAKAKTRSSRAGLQFPVGRVHRLLRKGNYAERVGAGAPVYLAAVLEYLTAEILELAGNAARDNKKTRIIPRHLQLAVRNDEELNKLLGGVTIAQGGVLPNIQAVLLPKKTEKAAKTK, encoded by the coding sequence ATGACTGGAAGAGGTAAGACCGGTGGAAAGGCAAGAGCCAAGGCCAAGACTCGTTCATCCCGGGCTGGACTGCAGTTCCCTGTCGGCCGTGTGCACAGGCTTCTACGCAAAGGAAATTATGCTGAGCGTGTTGGTGCAGGCGCTCCCGTCTATTTGGCGGCTGTGCTGGAGTATCTGACCGCTGAGATTCTGGAGTTGGCTGGGAATGCTGCCCGCGACAACAAGAAGACCCGTATCATTCCTCGTCACCTGCAGCTGGCCGTTCGTAACGACGAAGAGCTCAACAAACTGCTCGGAGGAGTGACGATCGCTCAGGGTGGAGTGTTGCCCAACATCCAGGCTGTGCTCTTGCCCAAAAAGACCGAGAAAGCGGCCAAAACCAAGTAA